In Candidatus Promineifilum breve, one genomic interval encodes:
- a CDS encoding CehA/McbA family metallohydrolase, producing MAEQWQHYSGNMHIHTRYSDGEKWHAAVAHDAIAAGLDFIIVTDHNVYVTGVEGYYESERGRVLLLTGEEVHNVRRRPQASHFLAYDARRELAAFAADPQALIDHTLEAGGYGFLAHPHEDDLPLIDAPDLGWHDWDIEGFSGLEIWNYMSVFKNTIAHRLERMRWKNRVLASLVALRMTLRPERYMVGPDARTLALWDDFLKRGLRVAAIGNSDAHGTPMHLGPIHREIYPYEFLFRAVNTHVLLPEALNGDIDHDRRLLVRAIGRGHSWVGYDMAGPTDEFRFTVQGAGGGIMGDEMKVGVGATLQIRAPARCRIRVVCHGTVVSEVERESNLTYIPTEPGAYRVECLIPYEGQERGWIYSNPIYLR from the coding sequence ATGGCCGAACAATGGCAGCACTACAGCGGCAATATGCACATCCACACCCGCTACTCGGACGGCGAGAAGTGGCATGCCGCCGTGGCCCACGACGCCATCGCCGCCGGGCTGGACTTCATCATCGTCACCGACCACAACGTCTACGTGACGGGGGTGGAGGGGTATTACGAGAGTGAGCGCGGCCGCGTCCTGCTGCTGACCGGCGAGGAAGTCCACAACGTGCGCCGCCGGCCGCAAGCCAGCCATTTCCTGGCCTACGACGCGCGCCGCGAACTGGCCGCCTTCGCCGCCGACCCGCAAGCCCTCATCGACCACACCCTCGAAGCCGGCGGCTACGGCTTCCTGGCCCATCCCCATGAGGATGATCTGCCGCTCATCGACGCGCCCGATCTGGGCTGGCACGATTGGGACATCGAGGGCTTCAGCGGGCTGGAAATCTGGAACTACATGTCGGTGTTCAAGAATACCATTGCCCACCGCCTGGAGCGGATGCGCTGGAAAAACCGCGTCCTGGCTTCCCTGGTGGCCTTGCGCATGACCCTGCGGCCGGAGCGCTACATGGTTGGCCCCGATGCCCGAACGCTGGCGCTGTGGGATGACTTTCTGAAGCGTGGTCTGCGCGTGGCCGCCATCGGCAACAGCGACGCCCACGGCACACCGATGCATCTCGGCCCCATCCACCGCGAAATCTATCCCTATGAGTTCCTCTTTCGCGCCGTCAATACCCACGTCCTGTTGCCGGAGGCGCTGAACGGCGACATCGACCACGACCGCCGGCTGCTGGTGCGGGCCATCGGCCGCGGCCATAGCTGGGTGGGCTACGACATGGCCGGCCCCACCGACGAGTTTCGCTTCACGGTGCAAGGCGCGGGCGGCGGCATTATGGGCGACGAAATGAAGGTGGGGGTGGGGGCCACGCTGCAAATTCGCGCCCCGGCCCGCTGTCGCATTCGCGTCGTCTGCCACGGCACGGTCGTGAGCGAAGTTGAGCGCGAGAGCAACCTGACCTACATCCCCACCGAACCCGGCGCCTATCGCGTTGAATGCCTGATTCCCTACGAGGGCCAGGAGCGGGGCTGGATCTACAGCAATCCGATCTACCTGCGCTGA
- a CDS encoding universal stress protein: MYKTILVPLDGSEVAEAILPHVEELAKLFGSTVILLQVMELPHLIALPKGEIYDALPQLTPAEVNQQLGETRRYLDGLVARLDADDISARALVENGPVVVTILRVARQEEAGLIAMASHGRGGPADVYYGSVAAGVLQRIDRPLLIVRAQK, from the coding sequence ATGTACAAGACAATCCTGGTGCCCCTCGACGGCTCCGAAGTGGCCGAGGCCATCCTGCCCCACGTCGAAGAACTGGCCAAGCTGTTCGGATCGACCGTCATCCTGCTACAGGTCATGGAGCTTCCCCACCTGATCGCGCTGCCCAAGGGCGAAATATACGATGCGTTGCCGCAACTGACGCCGGCCGAGGTCAATCAACAATTGGGCGAAACGCGGCGCTACCTGGATGGGCTGGTGGCCCGCCTGGACGCCGACGACATCAGCGCCCGCGCCCTGGTCGAGAACGGCCCAGTCGTCGTCACCATCCTGCGCGTGGCCCGCCAGGAAGAGGCCGGCCTGATCGCCATGGCCAGCCACGGCCGCGGCGGCCCGGCTGATGTGTATTACGGCAGCGTCGCCGCCGGGGTGCTGCAACGCATCGACCGGCCGCTGCTCATCGTGCGGGCGCAGAAGTAA
- a CDS encoding clostripain-related cysteine peptidase has translation MTRGKLHQQCNWVVVTMGLLLGLVACDPGGRLDQLTPQPPPATPLLLGVTAESPGIGAAATAGPEQPLVTADAPILLPTPTYDAARPAWTILYYASADTAGRAGFVWDDLNEMEAAGPTDQVQVIAQIDWPPDGPAATAEAVRYKVNPDADTAQLASEAVATLGEVNMGDPVALAEFVSWAIATYPANRYALFLGDFGGGWRGCCFDTTIGVTGESDHLSLTDIDQALANAAGQTGARLEVIAFTAGLMSDLDVLQTMQSHAAFAVASAGLMPGSGWDYTAVLTQLNADPLVDGRQLAGDLVTAYVNYQRQVAGDEFVGLAAVDLARVPVVTAAVETLALTLGNDPALHGAIAAEGRRGAQRYGAAAGDPAIAAIDLLQAAAIIAESAPAGELQTAATAVSSAVTESLVAYDHGLGLPAGRGVAIYWPATPAAFDPLYNQVTRLPSWAAYVAAAEPATIDAPRVIVESTPRDPIHIANPALMRAEVIGQRLDEVALVADQEAADGRRVLRQYQPVAPAPLTLAGGTSATLWRDGRHESLIIWDATAAYLADAAGAGDFAVLRPVDVSSFGSQSIAVGRIRPGGGEGGMVVTAVFNEIDAASQRLWATADVSSGTRLVGELAPLAGDVFQADTIFVQPDGAQTTEPGVALVFDDAPAIYRSTRALPAGRYTVGVRAQPLTEASVQAVQPLAIDPAGAATGFRAFVDADNNAQFLYPADWLPPVPQEDVTFTSNISGTAQMQIRYYPGWTADLAALQTEVLTTFGEVSILLQEPTTVGAEAVPALRTAYGYDSAEQGARTGMFLTFLKDGVGYVVDLDAPREQETATLATIGTIAATWQFLPQRLGFGPERWAALNVADFRLSYPAGYSYQDFNSWHRFAADARTFVAVRIQPGGRTPAEAMTGLLQTAAEGVAGFTADEPQRLFYGGHLWERNDFRYTDADGANVAGLLLSRLEGETEIAVWAEGPDPADELLQTVWLPTAASIERIPPPPSG, from the coding sequence ATGACCAGAGGGAAACTTCATCAACAATGCAATTGGGTCGTGGTGACGATGGGGCTATTGCTGGGCCTGGTGGCCTGCGATCCCGGCGGGCGACTGGACCAACTGACGCCCCAGCCGCCGCCGGCGACGCCGCTGCTGCTGGGCGTCACGGCCGAGTCGCCGGGCATCGGCGCGGCGGCGACGGCCGGGCCGGAACAGCCATTGGTGACGGCCGACGCGCCCATTCTGCTGCCGACGCCGACCTACGACGCGGCCCGCCCGGCCTGGACGATCCTCTACTACGCTTCGGCCGACACAGCCGGTCGGGCCGGGTTCGTCTGGGATGACCTGAATGAGATGGAAGCCGCCGGGCCGACGGATCAGGTGCAGGTCATCGCCCAGATCGATTGGCCGCCCGATGGGCCGGCGGCGACGGCCGAGGCCGTGCGCTACAAAGTCAACCCGGACGCCGACACGGCCCAGTTGGCCTCGGAAGCCGTGGCGACGCTGGGCGAGGTCAACATGGGCGACCCGGTGGCCCTGGCCGAGTTTGTGTCCTGGGCCATTGCCACCTATCCGGCCAACCGCTACGCCCTGTTCCTGGGCGATTTCGGCGGCGGCTGGCGCGGCTGCTGCTTCGACACGACCATCGGCGTGACGGGCGAAAGCGATCACCTCAGCCTGACCGACATCGACCAGGCCCTGGCCAACGCCGCCGGGCAGACCGGGGCGCGGCTGGAAGTCATCGCCTTTACGGCCGGTCTGATGAGCGATCTCGACGTGTTGCAGACCATGCAGTCCCACGCCGCGTTTGCCGTGGCCTCGGCCGGGTTGATGCCGGGGTCGGGCTGGGATTACACCGCCGTCCTGACCCAACTCAACGCCGATCCGCTGGTCGATGGGCGGCAGTTGGCCGGCGATCTGGTGACGGCCTACGTCAATTATCAGCGGCAGGTGGCCGGCGACGAATTTGTGGGGCTGGCCGCGGTCGATCTGGCCCGCGTGCCGGTGGTGACGGCGGCGGTGGAGACGCTGGCCCTGACATTGGGCAACGATCCGGCGCTCCACGGGGCCATCGCCGCCGAGGGGCGGCGCGGCGCGCAACGCTATGGCGCGGCCGCCGGCGACCCGGCCATCGCCGCCATCGATCTGCTGCAAGCGGCGGCCATCATCGCCGAATCGGCCCCGGCGGGCGAGCTGCAAACCGCGGCCACGGCCGTCAGCAGCGCGGTGACCGAGTCGCTGGTGGCCTACGATCATGGGCTGGGGCTGCCGGCCGGGCGCGGCGTGGCGATCTATTGGCCGGCCACGCCGGCGGCATTCGACCCCCTCTACAATCAGGTCACCCGCTTGCCGTCGTGGGCGGCCTATGTGGCCGCGGCTGAACCGGCCACAATCGACGCGCCGCGTGTCATCGTCGAGAGCACCCCGCGCGACCCCATCCACATCGCCAACCCGGCGCTGATGCGCGCCGAGGTAATCGGCCAACGGCTGGACGAGGTAGCCCTGGTGGCCGATCAGGAAGCGGCCGACGGCCGGAGGGTGTTGCGCCAATACCAGCCGGTGGCGCCGGCGCCGCTGACGCTGGCGGGCGGAACCAGCGCCACACTCTGGCGCGACGGCCGGCACGAGTCGCTCATCATCTGGGACGCCACGGCGGCCTACCTGGCCGACGCCGCCGGAGCAGGGGATTTTGCCGTCTTGCGGCCGGTCGATGTGTCGTCCTTCGGCTCACAATCGATCGCCGTCGGGCGAATTCGGCCGGGGGGCGGCGAAGGGGGGATGGTCGTCACGGCCGTCTTTAACGAGATCGATGCCGCGTCGCAACGGCTGTGGGCCACGGCCGATGTCAGCAGCGGGACGCGCCTCGTCGGGGAGTTAGCCCCGCTGGCCGGCGATGTCTTTCAGGCCGACACGATATTTGTCCAGCCCGACGGCGCGCAGACCACCGAGCCGGGTGTGGCCCTGGTTTTCGACGACGCGCCGGCCATTTATCGCAGTACGCGAGCGCTGCCCGCCGGCCGCTATACCGTCGGCGTCCGGGCGCAGCCGTTGACGGAAGCGAGCGTGCAGGCCGTCCAGCCGTTGGCTATCGATCCGGCCGGGGCCGCGACCGGCTTTCGCGCCTTCGTCGATGCCGACAATAACGCCCAGTTCCTCTATCCGGCCGACTGGTTGCCGCCCGTGCCGCAGGAAGATGTGACCTTCACCAGCAATATCAGCGGCACAGCGCAGATGCAGATCCGCTATTATCCCGGCTGGACGGCCGACCTGGCCGCCCTGCAAACCGAAGTCCTGACCACCTTCGGCGAGGTGAGTATCCTGCTGCAAGAACCCACAACCGTCGGCGCCGAAGCGGTTCCCGCGCTGCGCACCGCCTACGGCTACGACAGCGCCGAGCAAGGGGCGCGGACAGGCATGTTCCTGACCTTCCTGAAGGATGGCGTCGGCTACGTGGTCGATCTGGACGCGCCCCGCGAGCAGGAGACGGCGACGCTGGCGACCATCGGGACGATTGCCGCCACGTGGCAATTTCTGCCGCAGCGGTTGGGGTTTGGGCCGGAGCGTTGGGCGGCGCTGAACGTGGCCGATTTTCGCCTCAGCTATCCGGCCGGCTATTCCTATCAGGACTTCAATAGCTGGCATCGTTTCGCCGCCGACGCGCGGACTTTCGTGGCCGTGCGCATCCAGCCCGGCGGGCGAACACCGGCCGAGGCCATGACCGGGTTGTTGCAGACGGCGGCCGAGGGCGTGGCCGGCTTCACCGCCGACGAACCGCAACGCCTCTTCTACGGCGGACATCTCTGGGAGCGGAACGATTTCCGCTATACCGACGCCGACGGGGCTAACGTGGCCGGGTTGTTGCTCAGCCGGCTGGAGGGCGAGACGGAAATCGCCGTCTGGGCCGAGGGGCCGGACCCGGCCGACGAACTCTTGCAAACGGTTTGGCTGCCGACGGCGGCCTCGATTGAGCGCATCCCGCCGCCACCGTCGGGCTGA
- a CDS encoding FtsW/RodA/SpoVE family cell cycle protein — protein sequence MAVLRSGRQAWRRWVSQWLDDRDRRRDGREALLLLAAILFVLGNAIAYSLVRTAGLRWAHLAAPLVWLVVIALAHGALRTFRPRRDPFLLPVFALLSGWGLLLQDRLAPNFLGRQTLWFSLATVALLAVAILPETLQPLRRYRYLILLGGLVLLAITLAFGVNPSGSGAALWLPIPFPFLGLVYFQPSELLKLVLVVFLASYFTEQEPLHHYRRQAARAEPSTRGMGTAFRRHLPFLGPLLLMWGFTMLLLVWQQDLGAAALFFIVFVGLVYVATGERLYVFSGLVMLLLAGVIAFFAFDTVVAGRVLSWINPWPNVSDRAYQIVQALYAQAAGGILGQGIGQGFPDYIPVVHSDFALAAIAEEWGLIGSLTVVAAYALLAVRGLRVAVHSIRGARPNFFHAYLAAGLVTLLSVQAFLIMGGSTRLLPLTGITLPFVSYGGSSLLVSSVAVGLLLWLSAAAEPVPLVPPADRHLARRVGRLGSAFLVVYFIIALALAYWGVVRAEALAAREDNPRLVEAERRVNRGRILARDDAVLAESVGSPDNLTRHYPLAGGGGPAVGYYSLRFGAAGSEEAFDSHLRGRSEAFWPEAIRRLAHIAPRGGDVRLTLDAGLQEAATTLMAESGAAGGLVLLEVTTAGGLPVADVLAMVSAPGYDPNRIDEEFETLAAADPGPLVNRAAQGLYQPGLIVQPFITAAAVDTGELRLADPLADAHLPVTLNGQVLRCATPRAVGGRAYTWADMAVLRCPAPLQTLGNRLGATALDEAFARFGLHSAPGLPIPTEGSTATIADPGLAAIGQEALTVTPLQAALATAALAGDGQLPAVRLVEALALPGGEWETQLPGASAASAAAVSSSVAAAVRSDWPVTDDVAEFTVTALSGPQNSRTAWVLAFAPAGNPRYVIALALEGMDNVAAAEAIGRAVLAQAISP from the coding sequence ATGGCCGTTCTGCGTTCCGGTCGGCAGGCCTGGCGGCGGTGGGTCAGCCAGTGGCTCGATGATCGCGACCGCCGGCGCGACGGGCGCGAGGCGCTCCTGCTGCTGGCGGCGATCCTCTTCGTATTGGGCAACGCCATCGCCTATAGCCTGGTGCGCACGGCGGGGCTGCGCTGGGCACATCTGGCCGCGCCGCTCGTCTGGCTGGTGGTCATCGCGCTGGCCCACGGCGCGCTGCGCACCTTTCGCCCGCGGCGCGATCCCTTCCTGTTGCCCGTTTTCGCCCTGCTGAGCGGCTGGGGCTTACTGCTGCAAGACAGGTTGGCCCCCAACTTTCTGGGGCGACAGACATTGTGGTTTTCGCTGGCGACGGTGGCCTTGCTGGCCGTCGCCATTCTGCCCGAGACGCTGCAACCCTTGCGCCGTTACCGTTACTTGATTCTGTTGGGCGGGCTGGTGTTGCTGGCGATTACGCTGGCCTTTGGCGTCAACCCCAGCGGCAGCGGCGCGGCGTTGTGGCTGCCCATCCCGTTTCCTTTTCTGGGTCTGGTCTATTTCCAGCCGTCGGAATTGCTGAAGCTCGTGCTCGTGGTCTTTCTGGCGAGCTATTTCACCGAGCAGGAACCGCTGCACCACTACCGCCGCCAGGCAGCGCGGGCGGAACCATCAACCCGGGGTATGGGCACGGCCTTCCGGCGACATTTGCCCTTTCTCGGCCCCTTGCTGTTGATGTGGGGCTTCACGATGTTGTTGCTCGTCTGGCAACAGGATTTGGGGGCGGCGGCGCTGTTCTTCATCGTCTTCGTCGGGCTGGTTTATGTGGCGACGGGCGAGCGATTGTATGTCTTCAGCGGGCTGGTCATGTTGTTGCTGGCCGGGGTCATCGCTTTCTTCGCCTTCGACACCGTGGTCGCCGGGCGCGTGCTGAGCTGGATCAACCCCTGGCCCAACGTCAGCGACCGGGCCTACCAGATCGTACAGGCGCTTTATGCCCAGGCCGCCGGGGGCATCCTGGGGCAGGGCATCGGCCAAGGCTTCCCCGACTATATTCCCGTCGTGCATTCCGATTTTGCCCTGGCGGCCATCGCCGAGGAGTGGGGGCTAATCGGCAGTCTGACCGTCGTCGCCGCCTACGCGCTGCTGGCCGTGCGCGGCCTGCGCGTGGCCGTCCACAGCATTCGCGGCGCGCGGCCGAACTTCTTCCACGCCTATCTGGCCGCCGGGCTGGTCACGCTGCTCAGCGTGCAGGCCTTCCTTATTATGGGCGGCAGTACGCGGCTGCTGCCATTGACCGGTATTACCCTGCCCTTCGTCAGCTATGGCGGCAGTTCGCTGCTCGTCAGCAGTGTGGCCGTCGGCTTGTTGTTGTGGCTGTCGGCCGCCGCCGAGCCGGTGCCCCTCGTGCCGCCGGCCGATCGCCACCTGGCCCGGCGCGTCGGTCGTCTGGGGAGCGCGTTTCTGGTGGTCTATTTCATCATCGCCCTGGCCCTGGCCTATTGGGGCGTGGTGCGGGCCGAGGCGCTGGCGGCGCGCGAGGATAACCCGCGGCTGGTCGAGGCTGAACGTCGGGTGAACCGGGGCCGCATCCTGGCCCGCGACGACGCGGTGCTGGCCGAATCGGTTGGCTCGCCCGACAACCTGACGCGCCACTATCCGTTGGCCGGCGGCGGCGGCCCGGCCGTCGGCTACTACAGCCTGCGTTTCGGCGCGGCGGGCAGCGAAGAAGCGTTCGACAGCCATCTGCGCGGCCGGAGCGAGGCGTTCTGGCCCGAAGCCATCCGGCGGCTGGCGCACATTGCGCCGCGTGGCGGGGACGTGCGTCTGACGCTGGATGCCGGACTGCAAGAGGCGGCCACGACACTCATGGCCGAGTCGGGCGCGGCCGGCGGCCTGGTGCTGCTGGAAGTGACGACAGCCGGCGGCCTGCCCGTGGCCGACGTGTTAGCGATGGTCAGCGCGCCGGGCTACGATCCCAACCGCATCGATGAGGAATTTGAAACCTTGGCGGCGGCCGACCCCGGCCCATTGGTCAACCGGGCGGCCCAGGGCCTCTATCAGCCGGGGTTGATCGTGCAGCCGTTCATCACCGCCGCGGCGGTCGATACCGGCGAGTTGCGCCTCGCCGACCCGTTGGCCGATGCCCACCTGCCGGTCACCCTCAACGGGCAGGTATTGCGCTGCGCCACGCCCCGTGCCGTGGGCGGCCGCGCCTATACCTGGGCCGATATGGCGGTCTTGCGCTGCCCGGCCCCGCTCCAAACCCTCGGCAACCGGCTCGGCGCGACAGCCCTGGATGAAGCCTTCGCCCGCTTTGGCCTGCACAGCGCGCCGGGGCTGCCCATCCCGACCGAGGGCAGCACGGCGACGATTGCCGATCCCGGGCTGGCGGCCATCGGGCAAGAGGCGCTCACGGTGACGCCGTTGCAGGCGGCGCTGGCGACGGCGGCGTTGGCCGGTGATGGGCAGTTGCCGGCGGTGCGTCTGGTTGAGGCATTAGCCTTGCCCGGCGGCGAATGGGAAACCCAGCTGCCCGGCGCGTCGGCGGCCTCAGCGGCGGCTGTGTCTTCGTCGGTGGCCGCCGCCGTTCGTAGCGATTGGCCGGTGACTGACGACGTGGCCGAATTCACCGTCACGGCCCTATCCGGGCCGCAGAATAGCCGCACGGCCTGGGTTCTGGCCTTTGCCCCGGCCGGTAACCCGCGGTACGTGATCGCGTTGGCGTTGGAAGGGATGGATAATGTCGCGGCGGCGGAAGCGATCGGCCGCGCTGTCCTGGCACAGGCGATCAGCCCCTAG
- a CDS encoding AzlD domain-containing protein, with product MNTGLIALSIVGMGLITYAIRLSLFLLPERVILPPWLLRGLRYVPAAVLTAIIAPELFQPGGTLDVSLGNDRLLAGLVAILIAWRTRNVVLTVAIGLILLWLLQTYNPF from the coding sequence ATGAACACCGGCTTGATCGCGCTGAGCATTGTGGGCATGGGGCTGATTACGTATGCGATCCGGCTGTCGCTCTTTTTGTTGCCGGAGCGGGTCATCCTGCCGCCGTGGTTATTGCGGGGGTTGCGCTACGTGCCGGCGGCGGTGCTGACGGCCATCATCGCCCCGGAGTTGTTCCAGCCGGGGGGCACGCTCGACGTATCGCTGGGCAACGACCGCCTGCTGGCCGGGCTGGTCGCCATCCTCATCGCCTGGCGGACGCGCAACGTCGTGCTGACCGTCGCCATTGGCCTCATTCTGCTGTGGCTGCTGCAAACTTATAATCCTTTTTGA
- a CDS encoding AzlC family ABC transporter permease — protein MTPREQFLAGVRAELPILLGVAPFGLIFGAIAMAAGLPATLAQAMSSVIFAGSAQFIAAELIAVGTPALVLLTTTLIVNLRHLLYSASLAPHVRALPLRWKMLLAYLLTDEAYAVTIIHYTESDSPPATRHWFFLGAGLALWSVWQTSTALGIILGAAIPASWSLDFALALTFTGIVVPTLRDRPHVGAALSAGLVAVLAAAWPFKLGLMAAALTGIVVGVVLEGWQRQTTAKVIHDEDTA, from the coding sequence ATGACACCACGCGAACAATTCCTCGCCGGCGTGCGGGCCGAACTACCCATCTTGTTGGGCGTCGCCCCGTTCGGGCTGATCTTTGGGGCTATTGCCATGGCGGCCGGGTTGCCCGCGACATTGGCCCAGGCCATGTCGTCGGTCATCTTTGCCGGTTCGGCGCAATTCATCGCCGCGGAATTGATCGCCGTCGGCACACCGGCGCTTGTCCTGTTGACGACGACGTTGATCGTCAATTTACGCCATTTGCTCTATAGCGCGTCGTTGGCTCCCCACGTGCGCGCGCTGCCGTTGCGCTGGAAGATGCTGCTGGCCTATCTGCTGACCGATGAAGCCTACGCCGTCACGATTATCCACTATACGGAGTCCGACTCGCCACCGGCGACGCGGCACTGGTTCTTCCTGGGCGCGGGGCTGGCCCTGTGGAGCGTGTGGCAGACCTCAACCGCATTGGGCATCATCCTGGGGGCGGCTATCCCGGCCAGTTGGTCGCTCGATTTCGCGCTGGCGCTGACCTTCACCGGCATCGTCGTGCCGACGTTGCGCGATCGGCCGCACGTTGGCGCGGCCCTGAGCGCCGGGCTGGTGGCGGTGTTGGCCGCGGCCTGGCCTTTCAAGCTGGGGCTGATGGCCGCGGCGCTCACCGGCATCGTGGTGGGCGTCGTGCTGGAGGGGTGGCAGCGGCAAACGACCGCGAAAGTGATTCACGATGAGGACACGGCATGA